One segment of Nocardioides sp. QY071 DNA contains the following:
- a CDS encoding VWA domain-containing protein, translated as MSATTSTALVLARRIGIVLLFVVIMLRPGFGRAEVPTQLSDVDVIVVIDRTRSMAALDYEGKLPRITGAKADLTALAEALPGARFGMLAFGTDARVVLPLTSDSAAFGAAVETLYLEKPKDGIGSRADRPVPELKDLLERSAEQAPQRRRIVVFVGDGEDTTSEGTDESYADVADEIAGGAVLGYGTTQGAPMPEDDDLTGDLGFVQDSTTGDTAQSHADLDNLEKVADELGVPFEHRTRPGGLDDLARSFKASYSDGSGGHDRPAKHDLTWLAGVLLLALLLLELHAGWRAVWASRHVLAPRKGALR; from the coding sequence ATGAGCGCCACCACGTCGACCGCGCTCGTGCTCGCCCGCCGGATCGGGATCGTGCTGCTCTTCGTGGTCATCATGCTGCGCCCGGGCTTCGGACGCGCCGAGGTCCCGACCCAGCTCTCCGACGTCGACGTGATCGTCGTGATCGACCGCACCCGGTCGATGGCGGCGCTCGACTACGAGGGCAAGCTGCCCCGCATCACCGGCGCCAAGGCCGACCTCACCGCGCTCGCCGAGGCCCTGCCCGGCGCCCGGTTCGGGATGCTCGCCTTCGGCACCGACGCCCGCGTCGTGCTTCCGCTCACCTCCGACAGCGCGGCCTTCGGCGCCGCCGTCGAGACGCTCTACCTCGAGAAGCCCAAGGACGGCATCGGCTCGCGCGCCGACCGGCCGGTGCCGGAGCTGAAGGACCTGCTCGAGCGGTCAGCCGAGCAGGCGCCCCAGCGGCGCCGGATCGTGGTGTTCGTGGGCGACGGCGAGGACACGACGAGTGAGGGCACCGACGAGTCGTACGCCGACGTGGCCGACGAGATCGCCGGTGGTGCCGTCCTCGGCTACGGCACCACGCAGGGCGCCCCGATGCCGGAGGACGACGACCTCACCGGCGACCTCGGCTTCGTCCAGGACTCCACGACCGGCGACACCGCTCAGTCCCACGCCGACCTCGACAACCTCGAGAAGGTCGCCGACGAGCTCGGCGTCCCGTTCGAGCACCGCACCCGCCCGGGCGGCCTCGACGACCTCGCGCGGTCTTTCAAGGCGTCGTACTCCGACGGCTCCGGCGGGCACGACCGTCCCGCCAAGCACGACCTGACCTGGCTGGCCGGAGTCCTGCTGCTCGCGCTGCTGCTGCTCGAGCTGCACGCCGGCTGGCGCGCGGTCTGGGCGTCGCGACACGTGCTGGCCCCGCGGAAGGGAGCGCTGCGATGA
- a CDS encoding VWA domain-containing protein: protein MWDSDTTGFRWPWLALALGALVLLLLVLWLRPWRRPSRAGASYVAHAARLQSLPRFHALVRRQVAFGACLTLAALVACTGAVVLAGRLQQRQTMSQEDRTRDIVLCLDASGSMAEVDAEVLREFRTIISGLRGERIGLTIWSGAAITVFPLTDDYTFVLEQLNAAEKAFASGDVYSDEYAVFTAGTVLDWDIQSQMGDGLASCVQRFDRNDEDRSRAVVLASDNEPIGAGIFSVPDAAAYAREKKVVVHGIAAPATAERPDAVQQFETAVTSTGGTFSMLGADGSAKAVIDAIAALDAKPIKRPPLVQVLDRPHLGTVIVGVGLAGLVVLWAVQGVLVLRDRSAGGGERR, encoded by the coding sequence ATGTGGGACAGCGACACCACCGGCTTCCGCTGGCCGTGGCTGGCGCTGGCGCTGGGTGCCCTGGTGCTGCTGCTGCTCGTGCTGTGGCTGCGCCCGTGGCGGCGACCGAGCCGCGCCGGTGCGTCGTACGTCGCCCATGCCGCGCGGCTGCAGTCCCTGCCTCGCTTCCACGCGCTCGTACGACGCCAGGTGGCCTTCGGAGCCTGCCTGACCCTGGCCGCCCTGGTGGCGTGCACGGGTGCGGTGGTGCTGGCCGGGCGGCTGCAGCAACGCCAGACGATGAGCCAGGAGGACCGCACCCGCGACATCGTGCTGTGCCTGGACGCGTCCGGGTCGATGGCGGAGGTCGACGCCGAGGTGCTGCGCGAGTTCCGCACGATCATCTCCGGGCTCCGCGGCGAGCGGATCGGGCTGACGATCTGGAGCGGGGCCGCGATCACGGTGTTCCCGCTGACCGACGACTACACGTTCGTGCTCGAGCAGCTCAACGCGGCCGAGAAGGCGTTCGCGTCCGGTGACGTCTACAGCGACGAGTACGCCGTCTTCACCGCCGGCACCGTTCTCGACTGGGACATCCAGTCGCAGATGGGCGACGGACTGGCGTCGTGCGTGCAGCGCTTCGACCGCAACGACGAGGACCGCAGCCGCGCGGTCGTGCTGGCCTCCGACAACGAGCCGATCGGCGCCGGCATCTTCAGCGTGCCGGACGCGGCGGCGTACGCACGCGAGAAGAAGGTCGTCGTCCACGGCATCGCGGCGCCGGCGACGGCCGAGCGGCCCGATGCGGTCCAGCAGTTCGAGACCGCGGTGACCAGCACCGGCGGCACCTTCTCGATGCTCGGCGCCGACGGCAGCGCCAAGGCGGTCATCGACGCGATCGCCGCCCTGGACGCGAAGCCGATCAAGCGCCCGCCCCTGGTGCAGGTGCTCGACCGCCCGCACCTCGGCACCGTCATCGTCGGGGTCGGCCTCGCCGGGCTGGTGGTGCTGTGGGCGGTCCAGGGCGTGCTGGTGCTGCGCGACCGGAGCGCCGGGGGCGGTGAGCGCCGATGA
- a CDS encoding DUF58 domain-containing protein — protein sequence MTAHLTRIKSRLAIHAHRKVWGLLEGEYAAVHVGRGIDFNDLREYVRGDDVKDIDWKASARSRQLLVKRYVAERKHTVLLCVSTGRSMAALNDAAVAKRELAVLVSGVLGYLAVQHGDLVALVHGDERRRHVERPGAGELHLERLLGTVHDAITPDGPHGDLPGLLRHVVRTIRRRTILVVVTDDVTLSDESTMLLRRLTAQHEVLFLTVGDLDPTRREVAGRRLVDIDADAEVPGWLRRDARLRAEFAALVDEEGQRMRRRLDQLGIAHELVRDHDTAITAVFRLLERHRHARRR from the coding sequence GTGACGGCCCACCTGACGCGGATCAAGTCGCGGCTGGCCATTCATGCCCATCGCAAGGTGTGGGGCCTGCTCGAAGGCGAGTACGCCGCGGTCCACGTCGGGCGCGGCATCGACTTCAACGACCTGCGCGAGTACGTCCGCGGCGACGACGTGAAGGACATCGACTGGAAGGCGTCGGCCCGCAGCCGGCAGCTCCTGGTCAAGAGGTACGTCGCCGAGCGCAAGCACACCGTGCTGCTGTGCGTCTCCACCGGTCGCAGCATGGCGGCGCTCAACGACGCCGCGGTCGCCAAGCGCGAGCTCGCCGTCCTGGTGAGCGGCGTGCTCGGCTATCTCGCCGTCCAGCACGGCGACCTGGTCGCGCTGGTCCACGGTGACGAGCGGCGCCGTCACGTCGAGCGTCCGGGCGCCGGCGAGCTCCACCTGGAGCGGCTGCTGGGCACCGTCCACGACGCGATCACGCCCGACGGGCCCCACGGCGACCTGCCCGGCCTGCTGCGCCACGTCGTGCGCACCATCCGCCGGCGCACCATCCTCGTCGTCGTCACCGACGACGTGACCCTCTCCGACGAGTCCACGATGCTGCTGCGCCGGCTGACCGCGCAGCACGAGGTGCTGTTCCTGACCGTCGGCGACCTCGATCCGACCCGGCGCGAGGTGGCAGGCCGGCGTCTCGTCGACATCGACGCCGACGCCGAGGTCCCGGGCTGGCTGCGTCGCGACGCCCGGCTGCGCGCGGAGTTCGCCGCCCTCGTCGACGAGGAGGGACAGCGGATGCGGCGGCGCCTCGACCAGCTCGGCATCGCCCACGAGCTCGTCCGCGACCACGACACCGCGATCACCGCCGTCTTCCGGCTCCTCGAGAGGCACCGCCATGCGCGCCGGCGTTGA
- a CDS encoding MoxR family ATPase, whose translation MTQVNESRTRRTPADPSTPLTVDELGAATEAISKVSDAFSSRVVGQHRVRTALLVTLLSEGHVLLESVPGLAKTLAASTLAQAVSARFARIQCTPDLLPSDIIGTQVYDPRRHEFETQLGPVHANFVLLDEINRASAKTQSALLEAMQERQTSIAGTIHPLPDPFMVLATQNPIEEEGTYVLPHAQMDRFLLKEIVDYPTEDDELMVLERIDDGTLGQHMTDVAAVVTPQEVAQLQELVRRVYVDPAIRRYITAVVRATRDVTGLLGPELGNYVEIGASPRGSIAFFQAARAMAVVQGRHYVIPEDVRELRHSVLRHRLHLSFEALADRVRPETVIDAVFRAVPTP comes from the coding sequence ATGACGCAGGTCAACGAGTCCCGCACCCGGCGTACTCCCGCCGACCCGAGCACCCCGCTCACGGTCGACGAGCTGGGCGCCGCGACCGAGGCGATCAGCAAGGTGTCCGACGCCTTCTCGAGCCGGGTCGTCGGCCAGCACCGGGTCCGTACGGCGCTCCTGGTCACCCTGCTCTCCGAGGGCCACGTGCTGCTCGAGAGCGTGCCCGGGCTGGCGAAGACGCTGGCCGCCTCGACGCTGGCCCAGGCGGTCAGCGCCCGGTTCGCCCGCATCCAGTGCACACCCGACCTGCTGCCCAGCGACATCATCGGCACGCAGGTCTACGACCCGCGCCGGCACGAGTTCGAGACCCAGCTCGGCCCGGTGCACGCCAACTTCGTGCTCCTCGACGAGATCAACCGGGCGAGCGCGAAGACGCAGTCGGCGCTGCTCGAGGCGATGCAGGAGCGGCAGACGTCGATCGCCGGGACCATCCACCCGCTGCCCGACCCGTTCATGGTGCTGGCCACGCAGAACCCGATCGAGGAGGAGGGCACCTACGTCCTCCCCCACGCCCAGATGGACCGGTTCCTGCTCAAGGAGATCGTCGACTACCCCACCGAGGACGACGAGCTGATGGTTCTCGAGCGGATCGACGACGGCACCCTGGGCCAGCACATGACCGACGTCGCCGCCGTGGTCACACCGCAGGAGGTCGCGCAGCTGCAGGAGCTGGTGCGACGGGTGTACGTCGACCCGGCGATCCGCCGCTACATCACCGCCGTGGTGCGGGCGACCCGCGACGTCACCGGCCTGCTCGGCCCCGAGCTCGGCAACTACGTCGAGATCGGTGCGAGCCCGCGCGGCTCGATCGCGTTCTTCCAGGCCGCGCGGGCGATGGCGGTCGTCCAGGGCCGCCACTACGTCATCCCCGAGGACGTCCGCGAGCTGCGCCACAGTGTGCTGCGCCACCGCCTCCACCTCAGCTTCGAGGCGCTCGCCGACCGGGTCCGCCCGGAGACGGTCATCGACGCCGTCTTCCGCGCGGTGCCGACCCCGTGA
- a CDS encoding RDD family protein has product MTASDFATVTADDLVTGEGVALDLPAASLGLRMASGLIDVLVTVVTLILLYILLLVGASVAHDEALLGAGIVLTSVVTFLVIPTALETLTRGRSVGKLALGLRTVRDDGGPISFQHALVRALIGFVEIYAFSGAPAFFSIMLSTRGKRLGDYAAGTYVVRERVPLRLAPPPPMPPQLAAWARRTDLAALPTGTALAVRQFLGRLPTLDPVSRDRVGRALLADVSPYVAPPPPPGAPPELVLMAVVAERRERDLARLRRDDRLRRRLLTEEG; this is encoded by the coding sequence ATGACGGCGTCCGACTTCGCCACCGTCACCGCCGACGACCTGGTCACCGGCGAGGGCGTGGCGCTCGACCTCCCGGCCGCGTCGCTCGGCCTGCGGATGGCGAGCGGGCTGATCGACGTGCTGGTGACGGTCGTGACCCTGATCCTGCTCTACATCCTGCTGCTGGTCGGTGCGTCGGTCGCCCACGACGAGGCGCTGCTCGGCGCGGGGATCGTGCTCACGTCGGTCGTCACGTTCCTGGTGATCCCGACAGCGCTGGAGACGCTGACCCGCGGCCGCTCCGTGGGCAAGCTGGCACTCGGGCTGCGCACGGTCCGCGACGACGGCGGGCCGATCAGCTTCCAGCACGCGCTGGTGCGCGCACTCATCGGGTTCGTCGAGATCTACGCGTTCTCCGGGGCTCCCGCTTTCTTCTCGATCATGCTCAGCACCCGTGGGAAGCGGCTGGGTGACTACGCCGCCGGCACGTACGTCGTGCGCGAGCGGGTCCCGCTGCGGCTCGCCCCACCGCCGCCGATGCCGCCGCAGCTCGCGGCCTGGGCCCGGAGGACGGATCTCGCGGCGCTGCCGACCGGGACCGCGCTGGCCGTGCGCCAGTTCCTCGGCCGGCTCCCCACGCTCGACCCGGTCTCCCGCGACCGCGTCGGGCGAGCACTGCTGGCCGACGTGTCGCCGTACGTCGCCCCTCCCCCGCCTCCCGGAGCACCGCCCGAGCTGGTGCTGATGGCGGTGGTTGCCGAGCGCCGCGAGCGTGACCTGGCCCGGCTGCGGCGCGACGACCGGCTGCGTCGGCGACTGCTGACCGAGGAGGGGTGA
- a CDS encoding PIN domain-containing protein: MIPRHRHLIDTDVAIELLRKRDLPLRERWRAAGPAAASAVSLFELRFGAARSTEAARNALAVDELAAAVDFLEFDADAAAHAGDIRADLARRGTPIGAYDVMIAGHARSRGLIVVTRNEREFHRVEGLRVERW; this comes from the coding sequence ATGATCCCGCGCCATCGCCACCTGATCGACACCGATGTCGCCATCGAACTGCTGCGCAAGCGCGATCTCCCGCTGCGCGAGCGATGGAGGGCCGCAGGTCCGGCGGCTGCGTCCGCCGTCTCGTTGTTCGAGCTTCGCTTCGGCGCCGCCCGCAGCACCGAGGCGGCCCGCAACGCCCTAGCGGTCGACGAGCTCGCGGCGGCGGTCGACTTCCTCGAATTCGACGCCGACGCCGCCGCCCATGCCGGCGACATCCGTGCCGACCTCGCCCGACGCGGCACTCCGATCGGCGCCTACGACGTGATGATCGCCGGGCATGCCCGATCGCGGGGCCTGATCGTGGTGACCCGCAACGAGCGCGAGTTCCACCGCGTCGAAGGTCTGCGCGTCGAGCGATGGTGA
- the vapB gene encoding type II toxin-antitoxin system VapB family antitoxin, with translation MSVITRLFLSNRTQAVRLPKAVAFDESVSEVEIDVVGDTRVIRPAGSRVDAFWDSELRISDDFGREQPAVPQERVWA, from the coding sequence ATGTCCGTCATCACCCGACTCTTCCTCTCCAACCGGACCCAGGCCGTACGCCTCCCGAAGGCCGTCGCCTTCGACGAGTCCGTCTCCGAGGTCGAGATCGACGTGGTCGGCGACACTCGGGTGATCCGACCCGCAGGCTCCCGGGTCGACGCCTTCTGGGACAGCGAGCTGCGGATCAGCGACGACTTCGGTCGCGAGCAGCCGGCCGTCCCGCAGGAGCGGGTCTGGGCATGA
- a CDS encoding stage II sporulation protein M, translating into MPRIDLDAYVATHAGSWTRLDQLVRQRHRTGAEADELVDRYQQVATHLSVVRTSAPDGELVAHLSSLLGRARIPMLASRVPSWRGFAGFFTERFPAALYHLRWWWLGCLAGNVVVTAVMMIWLGQHPQVEQNLLSPQEVDQLVNSDFESYYSENAAGAFATHVWVNNAWVSALCIALGILGLPVLYLLFQNVANLAIVGSIMIRHDRGELFWGLILPHGLLELTCVFVAGGVGLRLFWSWVEPGQLSRAQSLARAGRTSVTVALGLAVCLFVSGIIEGFVTPSPLPTWARIAIGVLAEVVFLAYVFVVGRAAASRGVTGDVSASLLEDRVATQA; encoded by the coding sequence ATGCCCCGCATCGACCTCGACGCGTACGTCGCCACCCACGCGGGGTCCTGGACGCGCCTGGACCAGCTGGTGCGCCAGCGCCACCGCACGGGCGCGGAGGCCGACGAGCTGGTGGATCGCTACCAGCAGGTCGCGACCCACCTGTCCGTCGTACGCACCTCGGCGCCCGACGGCGAGCTGGTGGCCCACCTGTCCTCGCTGCTGGGGCGGGCGCGGATCCCGATGCTGGCCTCGCGGGTGCCGAGCTGGCGGGGGTTCGCGGGGTTCTTCACCGAGAGGTTCCCGGCGGCGCTCTACCACCTGCGCTGGTGGTGGCTGGGCTGCCTGGCGGGCAACGTGGTGGTCACCGCGGTGATGATGATCTGGCTCGGCCAGCACCCGCAGGTGGAGCAGAACCTGCTCTCGCCGCAGGAGGTCGACCAGCTGGTCAACAGCGACTTCGAGAGCTACTACAGCGAGAACGCGGCCGGTGCGTTCGCGACCCACGTGTGGGTCAACAACGCTTGGGTGAGCGCTCTGTGCATCGCGCTCGGGATCCTCGGGCTGCCGGTGCTCTACCTGCTGTTCCAGAACGTCGCGAACCTTGCGATCGTCGGCTCGATCATGATCCGCCACGACCGCGGCGAGCTGTTCTGGGGGCTGATCCTCCCGCACGGCCTGCTCGAGCTCACCTGTGTCTTCGTGGCGGGCGGCGTGGGCCTGCGGCTGTTCTGGTCGTGGGTCGAGCCCGGGCAGCTCTCCCGTGCGCAGTCGCTCGCCCGGGCCGGGCGTACGTCGGTCACCGTCGCCCTCGGGCTGGCGGTGTGCCTGTTCGTCAGCGGCATCATCGAGGGCTTCGTGACGCCCTCGCCACTGCCGACGTGGGCCCGGATCGCGATCGGCGTGCTCGCCGAGGTGGTCTTCCTCGCCTACGTCTTCGTCGTCGGCCGGGCCGCGGCCTCCCGCGGCGTCACCGGCGACGTGTCGGCGTCGCTGCTGGAGGACCGGGTCGCGACCCAGGCCTGA
- a CDS encoding DUF222 domain-containing protein, whose product MTSDLSNATPEQLLHAAEDSVREARLLEVHKLELLLAWADLHSGDPQAEPGAVPVRYGGPRLITLGGDGTPEVADLALFEMAIARHEHVLSTRGALADAFDLRHRLPQTWAGVREGRCEAWVVRRVARMSRTLDRHQIRIVDEAVAAALDQAPSRILAIAEAKVIEADPVAHQTRVEKNQQDKGVWYPKARPGSQVDDADNTAGVGTVFARLDEADALAHQHTVDDLAAALAEHADVPDSAEPLSMDHWRAEAFAMLADPAAVLAFLNGIDDTPGTSEVEEVAQQPSRDPRRSAEVVVHVSLTDTGALGPVARVEGLGPRLLTQVSDLLGRHAAISVQPVIDLHTGRSVNGYEHPTDVKQRTQLRTVGDLFPHATGLFIRNGRAPDHDHTVAYDKHGPPGQTGDHNDTPLTRHHHRAKTHLGYTVLQLGPDKWIWGTPHGLYRLVTGGGTRPITQAEYRLHAQQALALSADFAA is encoded by the coding sequence ATGACCTCGGACCTCTCCAACGCCACGCCGGAGCAGCTGCTCCACGCGGCCGAGGACAGTGTCCGGGAGGCCAGGCTTCTCGAGGTCCACAAGCTGGAGCTGCTGCTCGCCTGGGCCGACCTGCACTCCGGTGACCCGCAGGCCGAGCCCGGCGCCGTCCCGGTCCGGTACGGCGGACCGCGGCTCATCACCCTGGGTGGGGACGGGACCCCGGAGGTCGCCGACCTCGCACTGTTCGAGATGGCGATCGCCCGCCACGAGCACGTGCTCTCGACCCGCGGCGCCCTGGCCGACGCGTTCGACCTGCGCCACCGCCTCCCGCAGACCTGGGCCGGCGTCCGTGAGGGACGCTGCGAGGCGTGGGTGGTGCGTCGGGTCGCACGGATGTCCCGCACCCTCGACCGCCACCAGATCAGGATCGTGGATGAGGCCGTCGCTGCCGCGTTGGATCAGGCACCCAGCCGGATCCTCGCCATCGCGGAGGCCAAGGTGATCGAGGCCGACCCCGTTGCTCACCAGACCCGGGTCGAGAAGAACCAGCAGGACAAGGGCGTCTGGTATCCCAAGGCGCGTCCCGGGTCCCAGGTCGACGACGCCGACAACACGGCCGGCGTGGGAACGGTGTTCGCACGGCTCGACGAGGCCGACGCCCTCGCCCACCAGCACACGGTCGACGACCTCGCTGCCGCCCTCGCCGAGCACGCCGACGTCCCCGACAGTGCCGAACCACTGTCGATGGACCACTGGCGGGCCGAGGCGTTCGCGATGCTCGCCGACCCCGCCGCCGTCCTCGCGTTCCTGAACGGCATCGACGACACCCCGGGCACCTCGGAGGTCGAGGAGGTTGCGCAGCAACCGTCACGAGACCCCCGCCGGTCCGCGGAGGTCGTCGTGCACGTCTCCCTGACCGACACCGGCGCCCTCGGACCCGTTGCGCGGGTCGAGGGCCTCGGCCCTCGGCTCCTCACCCAGGTGAGCGACCTCCTGGGTCGCCACGCGGCGATCAGCGTGCAACCGGTGATCGATCTGCACACCGGACGGTCGGTCAACGGCTACGAGCACCCCACCGACGTCAAACAGCGCACCCAGCTGAGGACCGTCGGAGACCTGTTCCCCCACGCCACCGGCCTCTTCATCAGAAACGGCCGGGCACCGGACCACGACCACACCGTCGCCTACGACAAGCACGGACCACCCGGCCAGACCGGCGATCACAACGACACCCCGCTCACCCGGCACCACCACCGCGCGAAGACCCACCTCGGCTACACCGTCCTGCAGTTGGGCCCCGACAAGTGGATCTGGGGCACACCCCACGGCCTCTACCGCCTCGTCACCGGCGGCGGCACCCGACCCATCACCCAGGCGGAGTACCGCCTCCACGCCCAGCAGGCCCTGGCACTCTCTGCCGACTTCGCCGCCTGA
- a CDS encoding FAD-dependent oxidoreductase — MKAVVVGAGIAGLTSARALAEAGNDVLVLEATDRPGGKLRAGEVAGVRVDVGAEAMLHRRPEGTALAAALGLPITHPTAATSRVWTRDALRRLPRTVMGAPLDLDDLAATGILSADGLDRARHQAVPHPDGDVSVGDLVAHRYGDEVVDRLVEPLLGGVYAGQARRISARSAAPQLLDLLARDEVTAPAPPTDALPVFASVDGGMWRLPAALEADLHDRPNAEVRYDTPVTAIRRTPTGFVVTTSTGDEAAGLLVLATPAAPTARLLADLAPGAATELEEIAYASVALVTFAFRGDDPGVADALDTGASGFLVPPVDGRRVKASTFSFAKWDWVRDAGEGLLVLRTSLGRFGEESTLQVPDEGLVRASLADLETATGLTATPVDAVVQRWGGGLPQYWVGHADRVARIRAAVAEVPGLALCGAAYDGVGIPATIGSAQRAVAGLLA; from the coding sequence ATGAAGGCAGTCGTGGTGGGAGCCGGGATCGCCGGGCTGACCTCGGCCCGCGCGCTCGCCGAGGCCGGCAACGACGTGCTCGTCCTCGAGGCGACCGACCGGCCGGGCGGCAAGCTGCGCGCCGGTGAGGTCGCCGGCGTGAGGGTCGACGTCGGCGCCGAGGCGATGCTCCACCGCCGGCCCGAGGGCACCGCGCTCGCGGCCGCGCTCGGCCTACCGATCACCCATCCCACGGCGGCCACCTCCCGGGTCTGGACCCGCGACGCGCTGCGCCGCCTGCCGCGCACCGTGATGGGCGCGCCGCTCGACCTCGACGACCTCGCCGCGACCGGCATCCTGTCCGCCGACGGCCTCGACCGCGCCCGGCACCAGGCGGTGCCGCACCCCGACGGCGACGTCTCGGTGGGCGACCTCGTCGCCCACCGGTACGGCGACGAGGTGGTCGACCGGCTCGTCGAGCCCTTGCTCGGCGGGGTGTACGCCGGCCAGGCGCGCCGCATCTCCGCCCGCTCCGCGGCACCCCAGCTCCTCGACCTGCTCGCCCGCGACGAGGTCACCGCCCCGGCGCCGCCCACCGACGCGCTCCCGGTGTTCGCGAGCGTCGACGGTGGGATGTGGCGCCTGCCCGCGGCGCTCGAGGCGGATCTCCACGACCGGCCGAACGCCGAGGTCCGCTACGACACCCCGGTGACCGCGATCCGCCGTACCCCCACCGGCTTCGTGGTCACCACCTCCACCGGTGACGAGGCCGCCGGCCTGCTCGTGCTCGCCACGCCCGCGGCGCCGACCGCCCGCCTGCTCGCCGACCTCGCCCCCGGCGCTGCGACCGAGCTCGAGGAGATCGCCTACGCGAGCGTCGCCCTGGTCACCTTCGCCTTCCGCGGCGACGACCCCGGTGTCGCCGACGCGCTCGACACCGGCGCGTCCGGCTTCCTGGTCCCGCCCGTCGACGGCCGCCGGGTGAAGGCGTCGACCTTCTCCTTCGCCAAGTGGGACTGGGTGCGCGACGCGGGGGAGGGCCTGCTGGTCCTGCGCACCTCGCTCGGCCGGTTCGGCGAGGAGAGCACTCTCCAGGTCCCCGACGAGGGGCTGGTCCGCGCCTCGCTCGCCGACCTCGAGACAGCCACCGGTCTCACCGCGACCCCCGTCGACGCGGTCGTGCAGCGCTGGGGCGGCGGGCTGCCGCAGTACTGGGTCGGCCACGCCGACCGGGTCGCCCGCATCCGCGCCGCCGTCGCCGAGGTCCCCGGGCTCGCTCTGTGCGGGGCGGCGTACGACGGCGTCGGGATCCCGGCCACCATCGGCTCGGCCCAGCGTGCGGTCGCCGGCCTGCTCGCCTGA